The Chryseobacterium sp. LJ668 genome segment TACTGTGGTTACATTTCCTGCTCTGTTAGAAAATGGGTTTCCCGGAAAAAAATTGAATTTTCTTCGTGATCACAATGATTTAATAACGGAATCGTACTTATTGATTACAGTATTCCAGGAATAATTTTTTAATACGTAATTTTTTGCTTTTGCACCTTCTGTGAGCAAATCTTTGTTATTCTGTTTTAAATAAAACAGGAGAGCTTCCGAGAATTCGCTATTGTTTCTAAAACTTTTACCTGTGTCACTTTTTTCTATATGAGCATATAAAACTTCACAATTTCTATTCACAATGACAGGAATTTCCATGATCATGGCTTCTAGCGTTATCAATGAGAGGCTTTCATAAAATGAAGGCATTATGAGTGCGCAGGCATTTTTTAGTAGTGTGTTTTTCAATAAGTCATCCGCAAAACCGGTTAGTATAATGTCATCTGCCTGCGTTAATTTTTCGTCAAGAGAATTTTTGCCGACCAGCACCAATTTTATATCAGTACATTCTGGATGGTTCTTTTTAAAGTTTCTAAAATACTCAATCATCATGACGCAACCTTTGTCTTCAACAATTCTGCCTATATAAATGAAGTATTTTTTAGCCTGAAAATCTTCCGGCAATTGAGTTACAGCCATGTCATAATCATCAAACCCAATTCCTGCAATGTCTGATTTTATTTTTTTGCTTTGCGGATACACTTTTTCTACAAAATCTTTTTCCGTCTGCGTATTGTACATGATAAATTCTGGACAAGAAAACAATTGTGCATATCCATCAAGATAAAATTGAGGTTCGTCGTGTGCCGTAGGAATCAGAATGCTTTTTTCAGCTACTTCTTTAATTCCAATATTTGTAGGATGGTATAAGTAAGTAAAAAATATAAATGCCCTGTAATTATCTTTTTCTGCTTTTATAAAATCAGTTAAATCAGTAGAAAATGGTCCTTGCGCTTCGAGCCAGTCAGCAAAAATAAATTTTTTCTTATTGTATTTTATTTTTTTAAAGAGCAGATATGGAAAATTTTTAAGATTTAATTTCTGTCGGCCATATTTATGCAAGTTACGAACGAATTTGCTAAGCCTGTTAAATTTTTTCAGGTCCTTTTTTAAAGTCTTGAATCTTCTTACTTTGATATCATTGATTACTTCAATGCCTTCAGGATAGTAATTATCCCAAAACTGATATTCGACTGCACATGTGGTGATAATTTCAATATCATAGATGGCAGAAAGTTTTTCAGCGAGCAATCTGGCATGAAGCTCTGCTCCGCCATTGATTTCTAAACCATAACGTTGAACAACAATAGCAATTTTGTCTTTCATATCAAATAAGCACCGTAATTATTCTTAATCTTAAAAAAAGTCTTAAATTATTCGCGTCCTTTTATTTTCTTTAAAATATCGTTGACTTTTTTTCTTGCCTTATTATACAATCCTTTTTCCAGATATTTCACTCTTTTTTGCAGGATCTTATTATCGCTTTCTAATTTTAGCAACGTGTTTTTTATTTCGTAGTCATCTCTTTCGATCAGAATAGTATTTTCAATGATATCCAATCTTTTTTTCATTTTTCTGCCTATTGCATCTAAAGAAAAATAAGTATGAATGTCTTCTTTTGCTCTTTTACCTGTTTCTACAGCGTGTTTCTGATTTTCAAAAACAAATTTCATCAGCTCTGCAGCATGATCTGTATCTGGTTCAGACCAATAATTATTTTTTGGTAAAACACTAAGATCATAATCATGTCTGATCAGCTTATATTTTACTAGAAAAGAATTATTAACAGTCATAAAATCAAGATTTCCGGAATAGCCTGTTGCAATTACAGGTTTTCCCAGTGCCATTGCTTCAGCCATCGTAAGGCCAAAACCTTCTGAACGGTGAAGAGAAACATAGCAGTCTGCAAAGTTCATTAAAGCAAGCAGATCATTTCTTCTTAGCATTTCTTCTTTATAGATAATGCTTTTATTGCTGCCAATTCTTGTCATCACTTTTTTTCTGGCTTTTGACAGGTGATTGCCCGGAATAGAGGTTTTGATAACAAGCTTTACTTTATCGTTATCTACACCAAAAGCTTTTTCGTAAGCATCAATTAGAGCAAGTGTGTTTTTTCGTTCAATAAGGCTGTTATAATCGAAAATAAAAAGGAAATGATAATCTTCTGATGACAGACCAGAATCAAAATTTTTATTGATGTCATCATCATTGATATCAATTGCGTGAGGAATATTGGTGACAGGAATGTCAGATTTTAACGAAATAGAGTCCAGACAATATCTTGAGCAGGTCCAGATTTCATCGTAATATTTAAAGTATTCTACATATTCATCAGGAAATTCTTCCATTTCCCATGCCCAATATCCGATATTATATTTGTTTTCGAAAAAGGCCGAAGATTTTTCATTAAAAAAGCTATAAATCGTATCCATGTTTACGTGGACGATATTCACCGGATAATCATTGGTATTATCTTCAAAATTCACTGAGTTGTCATTCAGTCTATTACTGAGGTGCATATTAAAGTTAATCGGCTTTGCGGGTATCTTCATAAGTTCCAAAGCTTTCAGATTATTACGGATAGCCTCTCCAAATCCGATTTCGGCATTGAAAAAACCAGACATATTGACTCCAAAGGTTTTCTTCTTATTTTCCATAATTATCTTTTCTAAAAATTTCTTTCAGTTTATTTTCAAAAACATTTTCCTCATTTAAAACCACATTTTTATAGGTCAAAAATTGTGGGATATGCTCAGAATAATTTTCTAATACTTCTTTTATTTTTGATATAATTTCAGGGATTTGACTTTCGCTGAAGTCAAACTTATACTCATCAGGAATCATCAAATCTTCATAATATGCTGAAGAACCATTTCTTCCTGAAATAATGCAACAGTCCTGAGATACAGATTCACGAAGCATCTTATCTCGGCCGGGGTTTTCTCCGAAATCAACATATAATAAAGATTTTGACATCAGATCTTTGATCTGCTGAGCATTCATATTCTGAATAGGAACCCAATTCAGCTCCGGAGAATTCTTTATAAGTTGAGAAATTTCTTCTTTTCCTTTTTTAGGATTATATAAAACTTTTTTGTTATTTAAATCTTTCTTGATGACATTTTTATTTTCAGTAAAAGAAGGATTGATATAATCACAAACATAATCAATCTGATTGTCAGGAATACCGTGTTTTTTCAGATAAACACTAGATCTGTAAGATTGTGCCCATTGA includes the following:
- a CDS encoding glycosyltransferase family 4 protein: MKDKIAIVVQRYGLEINGGAELHARLLAEKLSAIYDIEIITTCAVEYQFWDNYYPEGIEVINDIKVRRFKTLKKDLKKFNRLSKFVRNLHKYGRQKLNLKNFPYLLFKKIKYNKKKFIFADWLEAQGPFSTDLTDFIKAEKDNYRAFIFFTYLYHPTNIGIKEVAEKSILIPTAHDEPQFYLDGYAQLFSCPEFIMYNTQTEKDFVEKVYPQSKKIKSDIAGIGFDDYDMAVTQLPEDFQAKKYFIYIGRIVEDKGCVMMIEYFRNFKKNHPECTDIKLVLVGKNSLDEKLTQADDIILTGFADDLLKNTLLKNACALIMPSFYESLSLITLEAMIMEIPVIVNRNCEVLYAHIEKSDTGKSFRNNSEFSEALLFYLKQNNKDLLTEGAKAKNYVLKNYSWNTVINKYDSVIKSL
- a CDS encoding glycosyltransferase family 4 protein, with the protein product MENKKKTFGVNMSGFFNAEIGFGEAIRNNLKALELMKIPAKPINFNMHLSNRLNDNSVNFEDNTNDYPVNIVHVNMDTIYSFFNEKSSAFFENKYNIGYWAWEMEEFPDEYVEYFKYYDEIWTCSRYCLDSISLKSDIPVTNIPHAIDINDDDINKNFDSGLSSEDYHFLFIFDYNSLIERKNTLALIDAYEKAFGVDNDKVKLVIKTSIPGNHLSKARKKVMTRIGSNKSIIYKEEMLRRNDLLALMNFADCYVSLHRSEGFGLTMAEAMALGKPVIATGYSGNLDFMTVNNSFLVKYKLIRHDYDLSVLPKNNYWSEPDTDHAAELMKFVFENQKHAVETGKRAKEDIHTYFSLDAIGRKMKKRLDIIENTILIERDDYEIKNTLLKLESDNKILQKRVKYLEKGLYNKARKKVNDILKKIKGRE